The DNA window atatatatatatatatatatatatatatatatatatatatatatatatatatatatatatatatgtatatatatatatatatatatattatatatatatatatatatatatatatatatatatatatatatatatatatatatatatatatatatatatatatatatatatatatatataatatatttgtgtgcTAATGCAAGTTTATTTGACAGGAAtcggaataaaaacaaatgttgtaagTATTTGAATTTCTTTTTAAGCCAAGTGAAATTGTATGTATCGTAATTGAGCTTGGTTAAGTAAACTTACTCTGCAATGTATTTGCTGTTGGGTAGTTCCAGACTTGTGCATTTCAAAGATAGCTGTGGAACAAAGGTTGGCCGAAGTGTACCCCTCCGTGGCCAACTGTGAATTGTAAATGATAAGATTATTTATGTGTCATGTTAATGCCTTGCCTGAATCAGTTTTGCTGCAGTCATGTGATGTTTATATAGATACTTAAAAGCAATGCATTGCCTTAATTTCCCCCCATCACCAAAGCTGGTAGCTGGTTGATTGTGCACGATACAGTACTTCAGCTATCTAAAATGCAGGTTTTACTTgttttgaatacatattttaattccATCGCAATCAGATTTGGCACGCTGGTGAAGTAAACTACCCAGCTGAATtattgccacatggctgcagttCAATTTCCTGTAGAAGGCCTTGGTGATTTATTTCattatgtggtgttttttgtaataaaaccaaaataaatgttcttaGATTTGAAGTTctgagatttttaaaaataacaataaatgtgTGTTGGGGTTGTTTTCATATTGTGAAGTTTTAGAACAGTAGGAGTTACATACATGGAACAGTCTATTAGTCTAAAACTttgggatcattaaaaaaaagaaatgtcctaATTATGGTCCCTTAGTTGGGGCAAATGGTGATCTAGGAAGGAACTACCCTTTATAGGCTGAACAGCCTTTTCTTAAATGTTCTTAAAACCCATGTTTTTGTACTTCCAAATTTAGACATCAGAAGTCAAGCCACAGATAACAATGGAGCAACTGTTTCCtgggtttataaaataaataggtCATTACAGACTTTGAACATGTGTGCTGCAGCTGACTTCTATGAATGTGAATTATGGCTGTTGCATTTGACTGTCGAATTGATAATATCCTCAGGGAAGTTTTTGTGCAGCAGCAGCGAAAAGTGTAAACCACAGGCACACAAACCAGTGGTCTTGAACATATCCTGGTATGAAACCAAGTGGCACATGTTAGTACACTTCCCTGGCACCACTTCAGAGAAAGAATTATTACTGTCAAGAATTGCAcacacaattttatatatatatatatatatatatatatatatatatatatatatatatatatatatatatatatatatatatatatatatatataataaacactcttaaactcaggggagatgtttagGAGGACATAAAGTTGTTTCGGACTCCAGTAAATAGATCGTTTTGTGCACTTGGCTTGCAATTTATCCAGATTACTTTTAAacaatcacacagactcatttaatttaagttttaacGAAGCAGAGTATTAGTACCCTTTTCgattttattaaatgcttaataatggacTAAGTAGTTTAACAGACTTCTTTGAATCCCAGCTGACAGGCAATCTGGGTGtctccagtgcctttacaggtaaACCAGCATTactacttcaatacagtaatacaaatatacttaCCATATGCTTAGCCCTTAGGCTAGTCATGGAAAAAGCTAAAAACACCCACCACTAAATTGTAGAGCATCCAATATATTActcttttaaaactaatatataatttctatatCTTCTAGCAATGCATCCTATACAAGAGatgttaaattcaaatatatgcttaccttccagtgtatgaaagtgTAGTGTaagatatatgaaaaataagaactgtcttcaaaaggcagagacttctaaATGTgatcaaacagcaatcagtttttcagagaccctcGGAGCATGGACCACGTCGGCTTACAAGATCAACTTCAGTGGTATCAAatgggtcttgctctgggcttatataggattttccctccattgaatacatcaggagttccgatttcaaatattttcatctCTTGGCCTCGACAGTTCTTATCTTTTTTGAGTTAATGATACATTCTAGAAGGATATGGGCAACTCCTTTTTAAAATTGACTGGATAGAacttcttgccaaaaaaaaatattgaaacatgatTTCATAGCTCATAGTCAGGTGAATcaaagttcacaggatccttgctataatacaatacaagtgtgtatgtgcagtaaaataaatgttttatatataacaatCATTCTGTGTGATgatattaacctgggtctacaatGTATTCCCTCTGAGCAGCATATCTCGTCAATTTTTCGGATTAGTTCACTTTCATATACAGGTATGTTAACAAAGTATgggactgtaggggtttatcacaagcctttgaataagcatacagtggtcagttcagttattttcatttaaatttaaggtataataaacatgttaaatttaaTAGCGTTATAGTAGCTTGTAGCATGCTTGGACTGTGCCTGACCTCTTTCTTTCTGAAAgttgcctgcacaagcaggtttcagacaagCACCTTATTTACTTGCCAAGACtcttgttttgattaatatgaaacacaacTATAAGCACTTCTCCGAATTCACCGCATGAAGTCTCTTTTGGCTCTTAAACATCATTTCAAAGAAAGTCGCTACTTATTTGTTACGAACTAATACTGGAGACAACTCCCTCTATTTATGAAATGCTTGCTTCGACTGCCAGGTTTTCttatagaaaggccttggattcaaaactgcggCCGACAAGTAAATTttgctttgactgccaaaaagaaccttccaTATCTAGCAATGCTCTGCTTGTAAGCAGATAAGGGAGAAGTTATTTTTCACTTGTTCAGTTTTTgtcattgtaacctgttcataatttgctgaggtgttatttatattttttaaaacacagtacaattattacaatattctggtACAATGACGGAGCaatactcaaaatgaaacctacaATTAACTCTGTCAGATGATGAGAGGATTAACTTTAGGTGATCGTAGTTCcagctaggagtaccgcatacacacactaaatatgtctttggaaagccccgaatctgtacttttaaacaagccaggtaggtggcttttacggtgcctgagtaatatgtgcgtaacctttGGTGCGCTGGTGCCCCAAAAAGAATAGGGCTATGTTTTAAAGAGTTAAAgcaacagtcttttttttttttaactgtttacttactgcattgTACTGAGTTTCTATTATGTTTAAAGATAGCTGCCTAGGCTCACTTACGAGAGAATAGTCTtgcagcactatatatatatatatagcgctttCCCCACGAGAAGGACTTTTGCATAAATATCATTCCCCTTGAGCACTGGTGTGAATCTGCTGAACGGTGTTTTGCATCAAATCAAAGCATTTCTAAAACAACTTCTGTTTGTGTATAGAGGGGTTGGTTAACTAAGAACATAGAGAGGATGGTGGTTGAAGTTGCTTTCTTAAACTGCAAGTTCAGTTTGAAACTGTAACTGTTCTAGAAGATCAGATAATTGAGCTTCTGGGAATACATTCCTTGTCCATGCTGAGAAGTTAGATGAGCTTACTGCAAGAAAATATTTGCGCAAaaggccaaaaataaataacttcaagCCAGACTGGAAAGTAGTGTGTACCAGTCCTTGGAGTACTTCTAGTATTCTATAAAGTTGATTTTCAGTACTAACCCAATGTAATGTAGCAGGCGTTTCTGTAATCCAGTGTCCTAGAGACAGATTCTAAATTGGCCTTAACCAAGTCCATCAATGATGGTTTGGCcccttatttattattaataatgtatttatttatttatttactatcaGTTGCCCTTATCCTGGACAAATTAGTTATCACATTAGAAAatcagaataaaaacaataatcagtagtaagagcaaattcaaatgagtaAATACATTTGAGTGATtacaactaagagcagttaaacttaaatatttggttatgagtaaattccattaaaagCAAGTATTAAGTGCTATAAATGGACAAGAACAACTAAAATAGGAGAAATTATAAATACGGTttcatttaagagtaaaatcaagtacaagatacagaaaatgtcATTGTcgttgagagcagtagtagaatacagcaaagtgtggagcagttcagttCAAGTAGATGATGCCATGTAGACTAGTATAGTTGAGTTGcaagtttacagatgctgtctgaacaggtgtgtcttgaggaggcaccaaAAGGTAGTTGGGGATTGAGCAGTCCTGGTATCtttgggtaggtcattccacaaTTGAGGGGccagggtggagaaggagcagggaAGCAGGGGGTGCAAGTAATCTGCCGGTGGCAGAGGTGCGGAGGGGGCGAGAGTAGAGGAGAGGTGTAAGGAGAAATAAGTCTGGAGGTAGGAGTGGGCAAAAAGGTCGAGACAGCGCCCTTAACAACGACCACCaccgcaattttttttttttatatatatagcttttttcACCACCTTTGTCATTTTGTCTGACAAGGTCAGTGACCGCTTGTGAACAGAGTGGAGCCTTGGACTTCAACATTACTTTTGTTTGATCTATTAAGTTATGATTACTGGGTGGGGTTAACCAACAGCTAGCATGTTTAGTAATTTTAACACAATTTATACTTCAGTCTATCAAATTGGCTGATTCCAGTGCCTGGGGACAGTCATGCACAGTTAAGATTTTAATGGTATGCGTCATTTTTCAGTCTTTCAGTTTTACATTGCAACTGTTTATTAAGATCAAAGGAGAGTTTCTTTCTGTGGTTATCTACAGTAACAAGCATGGTTCTAGAAAATCATTGCTTAGGCCTACCTGCAATAAGAAGTTGACTGGCTGCCCATAAATGTCTCAAATGCATTCTGAGAGAAcctgatgaaaaagaaaatgtttgtgaatAGTGTGGAGCACCCATCCCTGCAGTACAAGGGTGCAGTAATGTAATAATTATCTTGACTGTGCAGGCATGTGGACAGGCACCTCCCTTTTCTAGCCTGTGATTTGGCTTGGATTTGTAAAGCCTTGAATACGCTGTACTTGGTTCTTTGATATTGGGCATACATGTCCTGCATGTCATTTGTCATTGCTTACAGTACACATTGTAGGTCCTCACTCAGAAAACAATATGTAGGATGGGGTAATGCGCTAACTCTATggacatttttgtacattttgtatttgctcttgGTTGTAGTTTATCCtagaatttatatataaaaatgagatTTTTTCAGGaacaacacatttattaataaattCAATATTAACAGTATGAGTTCCAGAATTGATAGCAGTGTCCAGCTTTGCTTGTGGGGGGAATGTTCATGGCTGTGGTGTCTAATGATACGTGTCATTGTTGTCCCCACAGTGGTGAAGCACTTCCAAGAGTATGTAGAGCCAGAAGGGGCATTCCAGGGATCTCCCCAGAGACGAGGACCAGTATCGGGGACAGACGACGAGGAAGTTGTCTTGCCACTCGGAGAGAATGTACTCACGAACAACCTGGGCATTCCAGTGCTAGTAGTTTGCACAAAGGTAGGTTGAATTAACATTAAAGGTTAATCAATATCTTGGGGCTAAGAGTTGTATGAGTTGCTACCCTCACCTTAGTAGTGATATTGGTACTATTAGTAGGTCTACCAAAGACAGAACCTCATAGAGTACGCTGTAAAggttgttgttttaaacaaaaaagacaagaaGCGTTGTGTGTTTACTAAATATTTATCTGTAATGTGGCGTTTTCTTTGAGGATCTTGCATTGACTTatgttttttcaaaaagtttcATTTACAGTATCTTAATACATGTTAAACCACTGTAAGTGAAAACTGAATGGAGTTTAAAATACAATGGTAAAATGTAAGTTtcctttttaatttagtaatttatggttttaattgtaatcgaTGAACTACACAATGTGTAAAAGTTTATTCTATTGAACAGTAGGTTTGCAGCCTTTTGTAGACATGTTGTAGAAGATATAACTAAAATATGCTTTGTGGTTAAATATTCCAATTTATTTTAAGTTGAGGGAAACATCTGTCCAAGAACATCTGttcatatatgaaatatatatatatatatatatatatatatatatatacaaaagttTTTGTGCCCTGTGGTTCCTGGAGAATGCAAACTCTGTGCATTACTGCTGGTTTTTGAAAAGGGCAAAAATTAACTCTGTAATTGTATGCATGGAATCTGTTATTTAGCAGCCTCCATAGCCCGGATACAGAAACAGATATTTAACATTTGCGATTACGATGAAGAAAGGTATGGTAGAATTTTTAATGTGATCTGGAAAAGGGGTCCTAGCTAAGTGCCCTCCTTCGGTTGCCTTTATGCTGCCAGATCATCTTGAGACTTGGTTTGTCAATTTCGTCAATGCCTAAGAGGTAGATTTGAAGTCCATGGATGAAACTCAttataatgcttttattttataataaagtggCCGGTGTACTAATGTTCTAAATAATCTTATCTTGGGTCTCTCTCTTATGGTTCATATGATGCCATAAAATTGCTTCAACAGATGGCTTCTGAACAAAAACTTTGTTAGGAAATTTCTTTATCATTTGTCTGTCATTTTTACTTGCATCTAGAGAAGCTCTTAAGTAACTGATAAAACCTGGGAAGGACATTGGAACCTGTGGTGATTTGTCAAGGAACTTGTCAGTCTATAtgctgtgtttactttttttcgtGTGCATGCCTTGTTGGTTTGGCATTAACTAATTTTTTATTTGCAGGGGTACAAGGGATGTATATGACTGCATccatatcttataattatatatcgCATGGTTAAAgctgcttgttgtgttgcttaataatattagtagcacAACGTGTGATTTGTGTGCCAAATTGGTTTTTGCAAGAATTGCTTAACTGAATTTTGGTAGTTTTTTTActgaccacaggttgggaaccactggtctagacCATTGGTTCTTAATCCTGGTCGTGGGGACCACTGCCCTactggtttttgttcaaaccaAGCGCTcagttacataattgaacccttaattgaactcaaCTTGCCTAATCtgagcattttaattattttaaacaggtggagatttcaatttaggtatacaattgtataaggaacttaaaTTATCCAACTTTTTATAACCTTCACTATTTAAGTCAGATTAAGCCAATtacttcaattaagggttcaattaagtaattgagtgcttggttggaacaaaacccAGCAGGGCAGTGGACCCACTTGTCTAGAGCAACCAAAATGTGCAAGATGTAACTGGATTTTACTACACATTCACACAacttatatttacaaatattctATATCTGTATATGCCTGCTgttcaaaatgcttttttaattaatttacttaatTGCAGGTATTATTGCATTTCCAGTTAAACAAGGTCTTTCCTGTTTTACATGGTGCCATCTTGTGGTAATGTAATGCAAGTGCATTTCCATTTAAAactgggaggggccttgtatatGTGCTGCCTGTGACCCAGTTGAGGATTATGCGTCTCTATAGCAGAGTTTGTAATGTCACCCAGACTAATGAAGTGCCTCTGACCCCCTTTACAGTGTGATGCTGTCAGTGTGCTGGAAAAGGAGCATGACTACAGAGAGGAGCACTTTGACTTCATCCAGTCCCACATCCGACGGTTCTGCTTACAGTGTATccttttcacattccctaaatgGCCTTTGGATTATACATCAAATCTGTTTTCTTTAGATCTTTCTTTTTTCATGGAAACATTTTTTTCCTTAAGTAAATCACCTCTCAGATGGGGCTGCCTTGATTTACACTTCAGTTAAAGAAGAAAAGAACCTAGACCTCCTTTATAAATACATTGTTCACAAAATGTATGATTTCCAGTTTACCACATCTGCCTTAGTGGTAGAGAAAGATGCAGTTTTCATGTAAGTAGCATTGGTCTCTGCACTAAAACCGTGGCTGTGCCAAGTGTGCACAGCATCCAGCAAATTAGAGATTTTTCCATTGAGTTGCATGTCTTATGACTTGAATTAAGGCGTTTTGTTTTATCAACTGTAGCCCATCTGGATGGGACAATGAGAAGAAAATAGCTATCTTGCATGAAAATTTCACAACGGTGAAACCTGAAGATGCTTTTGAAGACTTTATTGTAAAGCCTCCTGTAAGAAAGGTAAATGCATGTGAGAAGTAAACAAGTATTTGTAACTGTATGAAAAATGCATGAATGCTAACTTACAACCTTTTTACTCTTTGTTTTCGCATAGCTGGTGCATGATAAAGAAGTTGCTGCAGAAGATGAGCAGGTTTTCCTTATGAAGCAACAGGTAAAGTAGAGGTTTACTATAACTCCAGTATTTCCAAGCTTAATGTTGTTGGTGTAGGGAATGCCAAAGAAATATGTATGTCAGAGTAAAACAAATGCCTTTGACAACCTCTGTAAATAATTAGCTGCATGTGTcctgaataaaaatgtttgtcaGTTCAAACGTCAAATGGTGAATCATAAATGGAATCTATAGTTGTTTTCATCACAGTTGTACATGTATGATAAAAGCAAGGTACCATGTAATCCTTGTGTTTCATTTagttccaacccccccccccaactggtAGGCAGGCTGGTGCACTTAAAGTTTAAATTGGCAGAGTActatttttctgttttagaaaGGTCCATTTTAAGATTGACTGTAATTCACTGCCAGTTTGTTGCAGATGTCTTGTCTCGTCTTCCAGGGGTTATGGTGGAACTTGGCTCGGTTCTCTTGGAAAAGGataattaatttttataaatcttttttttccgtAGTCCTTGTTAGCCAAGCAGCCTGCAACACCAACAAGAGCaaatgtaagtactgtattaTCCTATTTTCGTGTTGGATGTGTATTATTGTAATAACATATACTGGTAGAATGCTTGGTGGAATATAAGTATTTTTTCCCGTATGACAGACCACCCATTACTATATTGTAGTAGCTTGTAGAATCATTATCCACTTCCATCACACATAGGATGGACTTGGTGGTAACCTAaggattttaaataaattctcCAACTTCTTAAGTTTTATTTctaaaagatttcttcactttttTGAAAGCTCTTTGCAGTCTCCTCCATATTGTTCCACAGCAAAGTCTCCAGCCAAAGAGAGAGATGCTCCTCTGTAAATAGGATCCTCTCAGGCACGTTGCATATTTTAACCGTCTCAGTGGCGGTATTTTAGATCTACATAATAAACATGGAATGGATCGGTCTGTTACTCCAGGCATACAAGAATATATTTTATGTCTATTGAAAATCACCTGAACCTTTCCTCCAAACAGTGaccatatttttgttgctatGCTCTTAAGATCTGCTTGCATGCATCTGCCTAAATGTTTTTGAGTGTTTGAGTGCATCGATTGTTTATCTACCGCAGCTGTCAATATGCATccaaaaatgtgttgtgctgcatCTCAGTGTATTCCTTTTAAAATTGTTAATTTAAAGGTAAGAGTTCTCTTTCACTCATAAGGTGTTTGGTAACAGGGCATGTATcgatgtaatgctttttttttttttttaaatgcatttatttttaggcATCATGCGGTATTGCATCAATGGCTTTTGCTTGGcagtattaatgttttttgtatgtCGTCTGTGTGAAGTCAAATCCAAATGTGTGTTTTCTATTCACAAAGGAATCTCCAGCAAGAGCTCCAACTGGATCTCCTCGACCCTCAAGCCGCTCTGGACCTGCCAACGTAGCCAGTGTGTCTCCAATGACGGCCGTGAAAAAACCAGATCCGAATATGAAAGGTAAGTATTCACCAATAGTTcacttttttaaatagatttgtatCTCTCTAACATATGACATTGCCTGTTAAAGGTTAAATGGCAATATCCAGTTTCAATACAAACaagaaaatgaacaacaaaaaaacttctTTAGTTGTGTTTTTGAAACATTCCAAGGAAGTCTATATCTTTTATAATCCCCATAAGAGTTTTGTAAGGTTAATCCAGTTAACAGACATAGATGGAAAGCTATAAGAATGTGTctggtacattttttgtttttaaattaaggtcCACATGGTGGCAGTGTTACTGGCactttttaatgtctttttaatGTTTACTATTAACTGACCTTGTTCATGTAATATTCTTTTTGATGTACctcctttttttaaatcagcatttcTCACTCTATTGCTGACTTGTTACCTGCCAGCcttgtctttttttgtgtttcttaaaGTGATGGTTGTTTTGCAGGTGCTGCAGCGAATGAGGGAGTGCTGGCTAACTTCTTCAACAGCTTATTGAGTAAAAAGACAGGCTCTCCTGGGAGCCCCAGCGCTGGTGGAGTGCAGAGCTCTGCCAAAAAAGCAGGTATGGGGTAGAACTGGCTCCCACATTACTAATGGCTGCTCGCTGTTTCCTTTGGACTGAGCACTAGTCTGCAGATTTACTGATAGCGTTTACCACCCTGCCAGAAAGATCTTTGGATAAAGTCAGAACTTGGAGATCCAACTCAGACTTTGAAAGATGTGAAAACTGACAAAAGTAGCTggtgaaatatttttttgctgtttttaaaatgcaaaaaaaaaaagtgaaaggacAATCCCAGCTGTGCCCACATCTTGATTTAAAGGATGTGTGTAACATCACTTGGTTTGAATTGCAGTACAATGAAATACCTAAACAGATACATTTTATTGGATGAATTTCACCTGATGTAAAACaactgttttagttttaaaaggaaGATACTTTTGAGGTGTGGGTTTTTTCGTGTTTAGTATTTTAAATGGGTATGTTTTAATTTGGtccgctttatttatttatttatttagtctttttTGTTTGACTTGGGAACCTCATTGAAACTTACCCTGTGTTCACTTTAGCAGCTGACATTTTTAACATGCGCAAAAGGCATCTGACATTTCTCAGTAATTTATGAACTGAAAAACAGATACTTGCAGAAATCCTTTCTATTGTCTCGCATATGACCGTGAAATAGTTTTAATACTGATAGCTTAAACTGTCCATACTCCCTATATGGCTATTTGACCTGCATTGTTCTTTATATGTtgaaatttagttttaaaatagctttatttTGTGCCAATCCTCAGCAGCTACATAAAATTactgtttgttctttttcttgtttctttttttcaagggCAGAAGCCAGTTTTGACTGACGTTCAGGCGGAATTGGATAGAATGACTCGCAAACCAGACTCCATATCGGCCAACGACACTTCCCCAACAGAGAATGAAGACTGAGTGTACCTGCCACGTTGTCCACTAAAAAAATACGACCAAATTGTAACTGTATACAAATCCAAAACAGACAAGGATTTTGTCTAATGTGGCAGATggcgatttttatttttttttggaaagtctAGGGGGATATTAGGGCAAAGTTTTTAAAGGGCTTCACCTGTATTTTAAGGTGTACCAGGTAATACAGTGTGTGCACTTACTGAAAGGTTGCAAAATCCCTTGTCTGAATGGCATTTTAGCTTCTGAAAGCTCTTTATACCCTCCCTGTGACCAGAAAACTGGTGTAGTTTTGTTGGCACAATGGCCCTTGTGAAAGaaagtacttaaaaaaataaaaaataaaataaaaaggaaaactggcctaaagtatttaacatttaaaatatctgcaaagTTAGTAATAATGTAATGACTATAGATACATTATGgatcagtttttatttatgtataagtccaaccttttattttgtttgtttttcattaaaatattttaaaggaaaagaAAGTTGAATAGTTACACTATTAATCTCCAGTAACTTCATGACACTAATGTGGCAAATGGATTGACTGATTGGCATATGAGGTTGTGCTGTACTAAAGAGCAGGGAAGTAGTTTCTCTAAATGTAATTCAGATATTACAACGTTAACGTGAGCTTAATTTTCTTctgaataaacaattaaacacaaatcgtgagaaatatattaaagaaaaaaatacattgtaatgttTATCGTTTTAGATTGTGTGAAGGATATTCAGTCTGCTGTTGATGGGAGCGAATCTATTACCTGCTATAGCTTCAAGTGCCTGGCACAGTTTACTGTCATAGTGGGTGATTGCCTCAAATGTGCACTGTAGTacaaacagtctttttttttactggatctattttttccttttatttattttttgttttgtaataccAATCCAGTGGCTTTTTTTTATGTTGGCCAATACCATTTGAATGGTTTTTCAGtggtgtattttcttttaaatgcagtgaagttaactataaaacactcactGCAACATTTTATTGTCTGATGAGGACATTCACTTGTGAAAGGACTGTGAGATGACTGCGGGATTAGTTCTGTGGGCTAACTGGGTCTTCAGCTGTTTTGGGTTTTAATCCAGCATTCTAGGTTGAGTGGTAAAACAGTTAGCTGGAATAGAATTAGCTGAAACATAGCTTGACCTAATAAGATTTACATCAGTAACAATGGGAAAGAACAGAATATTAGGCTCATTTCGGGggttatattttctttaattatcaTTTGAACTTTTAGTCGtaatttaatatgtatttcaTACAAATCAGTTGTATCTGACAATTCATGTAATGGTAGTGTGCCATTAGTTCTAACATTCCCATTTTTAAATGACAGTCTGGTGCACTACTTGCAAAACCTACCCCTTTATTCTTCAGTATATAGATTGGTATCAACAGAGGTGAATACATTTTTGTCCAGGTGTATGAAGGTCAGTTAAAACTGGTTAAACAGAAGTTCCCCGTACAGCTTTTGGCACTCCTTTTAAACCTCCCCACTTTCTCACTTGGGTTGGATGATTGTAAatctaaacaatttttttttttttttgttatggatTCCAAGTAATATGTTTTACTGACACTGTAAAATATCAGAATGTTTAGGGTTACAAAAATAACCTTGTTGTGAAGGTGTCAGGATGTTTTTATACCGATTTTCTCTTGGGGTATATGTGtgtagtttgtaaaaaaaaaaaaaaaaaaaaaaaaaaaaaaaaaaaaaaatcactataggCAAATCCTTCTTATCTATCTAGATGCAAGAATAGTTAAGTGTGTGTTTGATTTAGAGTCTTTCACAAACTGCTGTGTGTTGTACATCCACCCTCACCCAGTCTTGAGTCGGGTAAAGCAGCTGAATGCttttcaataaaagaaaatactgttcctaaaaaaatgaaagaaaattggAACCTGGAACCAAAGAAGTCCAAGTAGAAATGGCCCATCGTTTCATCAGATAGAAATATCTCTGGTCAAGATCTGGAGTAGCCATCATTCCAAATCTGATTCTGTGGTTACTGAAATGGCACATGCGTTTAATGTGTAAACACTACTGGTGTTGAATTCTCTGTAATAATTTTGCTCTTAAGGGAAAACC is part of the Polyodon spathula isolate WHYD16114869_AA chromosome 13, ASM1765450v1, whole genome shotgun sequence genome and encodes:
- the LOC121325650 gene encoding cytoplasmic dynein 1 light intermediate chain 2-like isoform X1 translates to MAPVQEKKILGAAGAPDTIENTIEDEEGQNLWSSILSEVSTRSLSKLPSGKNILVFGEDGSGKTTIMAKLQGAEHNKNGRGLEFLYLSVHDEDRDDQTRCNVWILDGDLYHKGLLKFAASAESLTDTLVVFVADMSRPWTIMESLQKWASVLREHIDKLKIQPEEMRRLEQELVKHFQEYVEPEGAFQGSPQRRGPVSGTDDEEVVLPLGENVLTNNLGIPVLVVCTKCDAVSVLEKEHDYREEHFDFIQSHIRRFCLQYGAALIYTSVKEEKNLDLLYKYIVHKMYDFQFTTSALVVEKDAVFIPSGWDNEKKIAILHENFTTVKPEDAFEDFIVKPPVRKLVHDKEVAAEDEQVFLMKQQSLLAKQPATPTRANESPARAPTGSPRPSSRSGPANVASVSPMTAVKKPDPNMKGAAANEGVLANFFNSLLSKKTGSPGSPSAGGVQSSAKKAGQKPVLTDVQAELDRMTRKPDSISANDTSPTENED
- the LOC121325650 gene encoding cytoplasmic dynein 1 light intermediate chain 2-like isoform X2; translation: MAPVQEKKILGAAGAPDTIENTIEDEEGQNLWSSILSEVSTRSLSKLPSGKNILVFGEDGSGKTTIMAKLQGAEHNKNGRGLEFLYLSVHDEDRDDQTRCNVWILDGDLYHKGLLKFAASAESLTDTLVVFVADMSRPWTIMESLQKWASVLREHIDKLKIQPEEMRRLEQELVKHFQEYVEPEGAFQGSPQRRGPVSGTDDEEVVLPLGENVLTNNLGIPVLVVCTKCDAVSVLEKEHDYREEHFDFIQSHIRRFCLQYGAALIYTSVKEEKNLDLLYKYIVHKMYDFQFTTSALVVEKDAVFIPSGWDNEKKIAILHENFTTVKPEDAFEDFIVKPPVRKLVHDKEVAAEDEQVFLMKQQSLLAKQPATPTRANESPARAPTGSPRPSSRSGPANVASVSPMTAVKKPDPNMKGAAANEGVLANFFNSLLSKKTGSPGSPSAGGVQSSAKKAEASFD